The proteins below come from a single Papaver somniferum cultivar HN1 chromosome 11, ASM357369v1, whole genome shotgun sequence genomic window:
- the LOC113321265 gene encoding major latex protein 146-like → MAHHGISGLVGKLVIGLEVNCDADKYYQIFKHAEDVQKAVPHHYDSIKVINGDGKSSGCIKEWNFIHEGKTFHTVEETTHNDETRTLHHRIFEGDLMKDYKKFDLIIEANPKPTGNGCVVTSTIEYEKINQDSPAPIAYLPFCNQVIEDMSKHLCDSE, encoded by the exons ATGGCTCATCATGGTATTTCCGGTCTAGTTGGGAAGCTTGTAATTGGATTGGAGGTCAATTGCGATGCTGATAAATATTATCAAATTTTTAAGCACGCAGAAGATGTACAAAAGGCAGTTCCTCATCATTACGATAGCATCAAAGTTATTAATGGAGATGGAAAGAGTTCCGGCTGTATCAAGGAATG gaACTTCATTCATG AGGGTAAAACGTTTCATACAGTAGAGGAAACAACACATAATGATGAAACAAGAACGTTACATCACCGTATATTTGAAGGAgacttgatgaaggattacaAGAAGTTTGATTTGATAATCGAAGCCAATCCAAAGCCTACTGGAAATGGATGCGTTGTTACATCGACTATTGAGTATGAGAAAATCAACCAAGATTCTCCAGCTCCCATTGCTTATCTACCTTTCTGCAATCAGGTCATCGAAGACATGAGCAAGCACCTATGCGACTCTGAATGA